The following nucleotide sequence is from Pangasianodon hypophthalmus isolate fPanHyp1 chromosome 8, fPanHyp1.pri, whole genome shotgun sequence.
GGACACTGCGCTCATTACAGCGCTAGTCAGGGGACAGAGCACTGACGCTGAGTTCCACATCGCTCTTCCTTTAAGATCCAAGAATCCAAAGCAACGCGCTACTGATTTTCCCTTTAcgtgattgttttatttaaaactgcaacgaatttatacaaaataaaacaaaatctgaGCTCTTAaaaccctgtgtgtgtatatgtgtgtgtatgtgtaagtgtgtgtaagtgtgtgtgtgtgtgtgtgtgtgtgtgtagcagtgagATGAACAGAGGTCAGTTCAGAGTGAGGAGAAGGTCAGTGATTAGTGTGTAATGGATATTTCAGCATAGAACGAATCccagactttctctctctctctctctctctctctctttctctctgtctctttctatctttcaaTTCATTTGAGTTtcatttgtatagcatttttaacaatggaccctgtcacaaagcagctttacagatataaacacatttaaattacattaaaccaaaatcaatacacaaaataaattgtaaatatgtgaatttatccctaatgagtgagtcagaggagacggtggtgaggaaaaactccctgagatgatacgaggaagaaacctagagaggaaccagactcaaaaggaacccatcctcttctgggtgacacccgatagtgcgattataaatcattcccttctataactgtgtactatatggacaaatagtgcagttgtgtaaccaggaaattcattatagtttacacatgaaaACGTCACTGtacactgatggagtcctgagtacaaagctgctggCAGCAACCGCAGCCGCAAAGCCactacagtacagctccccatatgtgatcccaaGCAGCACCgtccccagcaatcccactgatcttcagaCAACATCGTCTGCATGgagccccagcagcagcgagcgaactcaaccgatgagaacttcAACCAGGAGCAGGGCATCAGCATGGATCAGGCagcaaggaggagcagaaggggtcagaaccactgatatctcaggagtaacatgtagctcgacagagagagagagagagagagagagagagagagagattgttctACAACCAggatagctctctctctctctctgtctgtctctctgtatttcttttttttttttatctctgtctttctctctgtttctgtttgtcagttaaattaaattcagttcagATCAGTAAGTTTTATCAGCATGACTTCcagcctctctgtctgtatccAGATCTTTCTTTCACTATGTTTATGGCGAGTTGTGTTTTGCTTGATAAAATATATACTGACAAACTACACACTTCACCAGTCACTTCCATTTggtctcaggtgtgtgtgtgtgtgtgtgtgagccccGGATCGTATCGTACCCGTGGGCTCCATGGTGCTAGGTGAAGTTGGatagacagagtgtgtgtgtgtgtgtgtgtgtgtgtctgttcctCTGAGATATCAGAGCTTCTCCTGCTCTCAGCTCTTTCTCAGTGCAGAGACTTGGGTTTATCtaagttttatttacagttttgtgTTGATTAGCTTGTTTGTGTACTGGTTGTGTTTTGTACAGCTGTTCTGTAATCACCGTGTGTCTTATATAAAACACTCTTCTGTTGGGTTTAATTGCTGTTTATTCACAGaaaatactttttatattattactgtACTACAGTATGATACAGTGAAGTGTCTGTATTTATAGAAAGATGCTGCTGTGCTGCTTTTATTCACCACGTCTCCAACGAAAACCACCAGCATTCTACCATTAAATACAAACCAACGTTTAACGTACAGCAATTCCACATATTcaacattaatattataaaagcaaacacaaagtCTGACCTTCGATTCACAAcagtgtctttatttttattgtatattactgtaaataaacatcagTCTTTTAATGAAAAACCTACAGGCAGGGAACTGTTTTAGCGAACTGAGTCTAATTTACAGCGTAGATCGAGTAGCAGGAGGAACAGCATCACAAACAccacagtgcattgtgggtactGCACAGCCGCATCACCATGGATACAGCACGGTTACATTGTTATTAATGCACCGTCACCATAGGATAGAGAACTGTTATATTTTTAAGAACACAGTGTCACCATGGATACAGCAGCATCGCCATGGATACAGCACTGCTACATTGTTTGAACGCAGCATCGCCATGGATACAGAATTGTTACATTAATGCACCACAGATACAGCACTGTTACATTGTTATTAATGCACTGTCACCATGGATACAGCACTTTACAATGTTATGAACTCATCACCATGGATACAGCACTGTTACAGTTCGGGGTACAGGGCGTCACCATGGATACAACACTGTAATAGTTCGGGGTACAGGGCGTCACCATGGATACAACACTGTAATAGTTCGGGGTACAGGGCGTCACCATGGATAAAGCACTGTTGTAGTTCGGGTACAGAGCGTCACCATGGATACAACACTGTTGTAGTTCGGGTACAGGGCGTCACCATGGATACAACACTGTAATAGTTCGGGGTACAGGGCGTCACCATGGATACAGCACTGTTGTAGTTCGGGTACAGAGCGTCACCATGGATACAACACTAATAGTTCGGGTACAGAGCGTCACCATGGATACAACACTGTTGTAGTTTGGGTACAGAGCGTCACCATGGATACAACACTGTTGTAGTTTGGGTACAGAGCGTCACCATGGATACAACACTGTTGTAGTTTGGGTACAGAGCGTCACCATGGATACAGCACTGTTGTAGTTTGGGTAAAGAGCGTCACCATGGATACAACACTGTTGTAGTTCGGGTACAGAGCGTCACCATGGATACCATCCCCTGTAGTTATTCTACTGTCTCAGTACATTAATAAACCACTTGAGAACCAAGTCAGTTTTGTGGAGACTGCAGCTCATTTAGCAGAGacgttttcatttttatttttataataactttaaaacaagattttaaactttattttctaACAGTTTGCATACTGTAATCCGTtacactcttcctctctccgGTGACTGTTATACAGCAGGTCAGGTGCAGATCTGTTCCCTTTATTCACTTCCATTcagctgaaaataaacacacaatgtcACACCTGTGTGCTGTGAGTCAGGAGTAAATCATCATTAGCTCCTGCAGGAAACATCGCGTCGTTACGTCCAGCACGTTTCATTTCTCACTGAATTCCTTTACATGCGtcgtgtaaaataaatgaaaaaatgagtTTGATTGAAAAATTCTGCATATAAAAATCCAGCAGACGGCAATAAAAAACACGAGCCGTATTCATACGTAACCAAGTCCCTCGTAATAACTGTGCAGCGTTACACACGCTATTACAGCTACTCCACTTtcataataaatgtaatgaaccaaattaaaatataaaataaaaatataaaaataaagtgccATCATTTACACTCTGAGTCCTGAGTGTCTGAGTAACCAAGCGATTCCCTCCAACAGTCCTGAGAGAGACTCAGCCACCACGTcctgcacctacacacacacacacacacgcacacacacacacacactcacacacaaacacacacacacacgcacgcacacacacacacacacacacacacgcacgcacacacgcacacacgcacgcacaaacacacacaccacacacacacgcacgcacatacacacacacacacgcacacacacacacacgcacacacacacacacgcacacacacacgcacacacgcacgcacaaacacacacgcacgcacatacaaacacacacaccacacacacacgcacgcacatacacacacacgcacatacacacacacacacgcacacacacacacactcacacacacacacacacacgcagagcaTTATTCAGTAAGTTCCTTCCGGTGGAGCATATTAACTGGTTTAACTGGTGGTGCTAAGAACTGAAAcagttgtgctgtgtgtgagagtgtgcgtgtgtgtgtgtgtgcgtgcgtgtgtgagtgtgtgcgtgtgtgtgtgagtgtgtgtgtgtgtggtgtgtgtgtgtgtgagtgtgtgtgtgtgtgtggtgtgtgtgcgtgtgtgagtgtgtgtgtgtgtgagtgtgtgcgtgtgtgtgagtgtgtgcgtgtgtgtgtgagtgtgtgtgtgtgtggtgtgtgtgtgtgagtgtgtgcgtgtgtgtgagtgtgtgtgtgtgagtgtgtgtgtgtgcgtgtgtggtgtgtgtgtgtgagtgtgtgtgtgtgagtatgagtgtgagtgtgtgtgtgtgtgtgtgtgtgtgtgagtatgagtgtgagtgtgtgtgtgtgtgtgtgtgtgtgtgtgagtatgagtgtgagtgtgtgtgtgtgtgtgtgtgtgtgagtgtgtgtgtgtgagtatgagtgtgagtgtgtgtgtgtgtgtgtgtgtgagtatgagtgtgtgtgtgtgtgtgtgtgtgtgtgagtatgagtgtgtgtgtgtgtgtgagtgtgtgtgtgagtgtgtgtgtgtgtgagtatgagtgtgtgtgtgtgtgtgtgtgtgagtgtgtgtgtgtgtgtgtgtgtgagtgtgtgtgtgtgtgtgtgtgtgtgtgttgtcaccATCCATGGGTTGGGCAGCAGGTTGAGTTGTAGCTGATGAGCGACAGAAACACATGCACTCTTCCTCTGAGTCTCTCCATCTCTGGACACACAGGAGAGGACGAGGAGAGGACGAGATGGTGGACCGAAGACGGGCTGTACCACTGCGCTGATCTGAGCGTACTCATCCTCCCTTagagctaacacacacacacacacacacacacacacacacgcgcgcccCAGATATAAGCATCAACAATACACAGTTTCTCCATCTCTATGATCTGAATCTGaactaaaagtaaaataaacacaattacaAACCGCTTTATCGCCATATTTAGTTATTAACTTAACGTTACACCGcagcgctgctgagttctgattggtcagaaggtgttgattagttctctataacagcagctctgacagtagcgcaggtttatattaatgtactcgctctgatacgttatggtttctatagcaaactgtaattgttggtatGTTGCTGAGAAATAAAGACTTGTGGACGTGTTGCAGGACAGCGGAAGTCtcacctgtctgtgtctctgcgTTCGCGACGTAAATAAATCCGTTAACGGAGCGGAAGACTTCCTGAAACTGAGGAGCGACGCTGTAACGCCCACTTCCTGTCCCATCATCCTCGTGAACGAAGAGTTTACTGTTCACTCTGGACCTCTCCACAcgcgctcgctctctctctgcactgcacacacacacacacacacacacacacacacacacacacacacagacacacacacacacacacacccctttacTGTGTGTCAGTAgatgatgtgctgtgtgtttattgtgagtGCAGGTGTAGAACTCAGTACCTGTTGGTTGAATATAAAGTGATGATGTTGAATTTGTGTTGGCCGTCGTAAACAAAACTGATCCCTGATCCAatacctaacacacacacacacacacacacacacacacacacatcactttaTTCAGCCTgactattaataattaaatctgtgtgtgcttTAGTATGAATGAAAAAACCcactttgttaaaaatgtatacaaataaaacatgcatttaaaactgtaaaGGTATTaactgtagggttctacatgcTAAACTCTACAtgctaaactccacgcgctctaaactctacgcgctctaaactctacacgctctaaactccacacgctctaaactccacgcgctctaaactccacacgctctaaactccacacgctctaaactccacgcgctctaaactccacgcgctctaaactctacacgctaaactctacacgctctaaactccacgcgctctaaacttcacgcgctctaaactctacgcgctctaaactccacgcgctctaaactccacgcgctctaaactctacgcgctctaaactccacgcgctctaaactccacgcgctctaaactccacgcgctctaaactctacgcgctaaactctacacgctctaaactctacacgctaaactccacacgctctaaactccacgcgctctaaactctacgcgctctaaactctacacgctctaaactctacacgctctaaactccacgcgctctaaactccacgcgctctaaactccacacgctctaaactccacacgctaaactctacacgctctaaactccacgcgctctaaactccacgcgctctaaactccacgcgctctaaactccacgcgctctaaactctacacgctaaactccacacgctctaaactccacgcgatctaaactccacacgctctaaactctacacgctaaactctacacgctctaaactccacgcgctctaaactccacgcgctctaaactctacgctctaaactctacgctctaaactctacgcgctctaaactccacgcgctctaaactccacgcactctaaactccacgcgctctaaactccacgcgctctaaactctccgcgctctaaactctacacgctaaactccacgcgctctaaactccacgcgctctaaactctccgcgctctaaactccacgcgctctaaactccacacgctctaaactccacgcgctctaaactctacgctctaaactctacacgctctaaactccacacgCTAAACTctacgcgctctaaactccacgcgctctaaactccacgcgctctaaactctacacgCTAAACTCTACGTGCTCTAAACTCCACgtgctctaaactccacgcgctctaaactccacacgctctaaactctacacgctaaactccacgcgctctaaactccacgcgctctaaactccacgcgctctaaactccacacgctctaaactctacacgctaaactctacacgctctaaactctacacgctaaactccacacgctctaaactccacgcgctctaaactccacgcgctctaaactctacgcgctctaaactccacacgctctaaactccacacgctctaaactccacgcgctctaaactccacgcgctctaaactccacgcgctctaaactctacacgctaaactccacacgctctaaactccacgcgatctaaactccacgcgctctaaactctacacgctaaactctacacgctctaaactccacgcgctctaaactccacgcgctctaaactctacgctctaaactctacgcgctctaaactccacgcgctctaaactctacacgctaaactccacgcgctctaaactccacgcgctctaaactccacgcgctctaaactccacacgctctaaactccacgcgatctaaactccacacgctctaaactctacacgctaaactctacacgctctaaactccacgcgctctaaactccacgcgctctaaactctacgctctaaactctacgcgctctaaactccacgcgctctaaactctacacgctaaactccacgcgctctaaactccacgcgctctaaactctacgcgctctaaactctacgcgctctaaactctacacgctctaaactccacgcgctctaaactccacgcgctctaaactccacgcgctctaaactccacgcgctctaaactctacacgctaaactccacacgctctaaactccacgcgatctaaactccacacgctctaaactctacacgctaaactccacgcgctctaaactccacgcgctctaaactctccgcgctctaaactctaaacgctaaactccacgcgctctaaactctccgcgctctaaactccacgcgctctaaactccacacgctctaaactccacgcgctctaaactccacgcgctctaaactctacgctctaaactctacacgctctaaactccacacgCTAAACTctacgcgctctaaactccacgtgctctaaactccacgcgctctaaactccacgcgctctaaactctacacgCTAAACTctacgcgctctaaactccacgcgctctaaactccacgcgctctaaactccacgcgctctaaactccacgcgctctaaactccacgcgctctaaactccacgcgctctaaactccacgcgctctaaactctacgcgctctaaactccacacgctctaaactccacgcgctctaaactccacgcgctctaaactccacgcgctctaaactccacgcgctctaaactctacacgCTAAACTctacgcgctctaaactccacgcgctctaaactccacgcgctctaaactctacgCGCTAAACTctacgcgctctaaactccacgcgctctaaactccacgcgctctaaactccacgcgctctaaactccacgcgctctaaactccacgcgctctaaactctacacgctctaaactccacgcgctctaaactccacgcgctctaaactccacgcgctctaaactctacgCGCTAAACTctacgcgctctaaactccacgcgctctaaactccacacgctctaaactccacgcgctctaaactctacgcgctctaaactccacgcgctctaaactctacacgctaaactccacacgctctaaactccacgcgatctaaactccacacgctctaaactctacacgctaaactccacgcgctctaaactccacgcgctctaaactccacgcgctctaaactccacgcgctctaaactctaaactctaaactccacgcgctctaaactctaaacgctaaactccacgcgctctaaactctccgcgctctaaactccacgcgctctaaactccacacgctctaaactccacgcgctctaaactctacgctctaaactctacacgctctaaactccacacgCTAAACTctacgcgctctaaactccacgtgctctaaactccacgcgctctaaactccacgcgctctaaactctacacgCTAAACTctacgcgctctaaactccacgcgctctaaactccacgcgctctaaactccacgcgctctaaactccacgcgctctaaactctacgctctaaactctacacgctctaaactctacacgctaaactccacgcgctctaaactccacgcgctctaaactccacacgctctaaactctacacgctaaactctacacgctctaaactccacgcgctctaaactccacgcgctctaaactccacgcgctctaaactctacgCGCTAAACTctacgcgctctaaactccacgcgctctaaactccacgctctctaaactccacgcgctctaaactctacgctctaaactctacacgctctaaactccacgcgctctaaactctacgctctaaactctacacgctctaaactccacgctctctaaactccacgcgctctaaactccacgcgctctaaactctacgctctaaactctacacgctctaaactccacgctctctaaactccacgcgctctaaactctacgctctaaactctacacgctctaaactccacgcgctctaaactccacgcgctctaaactctacgcgctaaactctacacgctctaaactctacacgctaaactccacacgctctaaactccacgcgctctaaactctacgcgctctaaactctacgcgctctaaactccacgcgctctaaactccacgcgctctaaactccacgcgctctaaactccacacgctctacactccacgcgctctaaactccacacgctaaactctacacgctctaaactctacacgctaaactccacgcgctgtAAACTCCACACGCTAAACTCTacacgctctaaactccacgcgctctaaactccacacgCTAAACTAtacgctctaaactccacgcgctctaaactctacacgCTAAACTctacgcgctctaaactccacgcgctctaaactccacgcgctctaaactctacgctctaaactctacacgctaaactccacgcgctctaaactccacacgCTCTAAACTCTATGCTCTAAACTCCATgcgctctaaactctacacactgaactccacgcgctctaaactctacgcgctctaaactccacacgctctaaactccacgcgctctaaactccacacgctctaaactctacGCGCTAAACTctacgcgctctaaactctacgCGCTAAACTctacgcgctctaaactccacgcgctctaaactccacacgctctaaactccacgcgctctaaactccacacgctctacactccacgcgctctaaactccacacgctaaactctacacgctctaaactctacacgctaaactccacgcgctgtAAACTCCACACGCTAAACTCTacacgctctaaactctacgcgctctaaactccacacgCTAAACTAtacgctctaaactccacgcgctctaaactctacacgCTAAACTctacgcgctctaaactccacgcgctctaaactccacgcgctctaaactccacacgctctaaactccacacgctctaaactccacacgCTAAACTCTacgctctaaactct
It contains:
- the fbxo4 gene encoding F-box only protein 4 isoform X2, producing the protein MKILSSITCLLGATCHYWSWMVRDPLLWRYFLIRDAARWSSVDHLSTPRLHFLTEPAGGDTETGTDSDTEAETERLDYMAEYLRCCPECRSPQRCTPPSALSFFLHSLVSDTEPRFSMFGSGLEQLDVSLMTVMMNSPNVLSVAGIPQRQINGIGSGISFVYDGQHKFNIITLYSTNSAERERARVERSRVNSKLFVHEDDGTGSGRYSVAPQFQEVFRSVNGFIYVANAETQTALREDEYAQISAVVQPVFGPPSRPLLVLSCVSRDGETQRKSACVSVAHQLQLNLLPNPWMVQDVVAESLSGLLEGIAWLLRHSGLRV